From Melospiza melodia melodia isolate bMelMel2 chromosome 19, bMelMel2.pri, whole genome shotgun sequence, one genomic window encodes:
- the SLC17A9 gene encoding voltage-gated purine nucleotide uniporter SLC17A9 isoform X1, whose product MAAGGGGGNVPPGSGMRRDGGTEPYWSRPECRVWTAMLLLGTCLLYCARVTVPICAVALSSYFDWDKKQFGVVLSSFFWGYCLTQIVGGHISDQIGGEKVLLLSASAWGFLTVLTPLLTHITSAHLVFMTSSRFLMGLLQGVYFPSLASLLSQRVRESERAFTYSTVGTGSQFGTLLIGAAGSLLLDWYGWESVFYFSGLLTLLWVYCTCKYLLSEKELTIPMNYLTRGLSVPKQTKVLWKQLFRKAPIWAVIIAQLCTASTFFTLLSWLPTFFKETFPDSKGWVFNVVPWLVAIPTSLFSGFLSDHLISQGYRTITIRKFMQVIGSGVSSIFALCLGQTSSFCKAIVFASASVGLQTFNHSGISVNVQDLAPSCAGLLFGVANTGGALLGVICVYLAGYLIETTGSWISVFNLVAAVNSIGLCTFLLFGEAQRVDTDSVYVDL is encoded by the exons ATGgccgcggggggcggcggcgggaaTGTGCCCCCGGGCAGCGGCATGAGGCGGGATGGCGGCACCGAGCCCTACTGGTCCAG gcctGAATGCCGTGTGTGGACAGcgatgctgctgctggggacgtgcctgCTCTACTGTGCCCGCGTCACCGTGCCCATCTGCGCCGTGGCCCTCAGCTCCTACTTCGACTGGGACAAGAAGCAGTTTGGAGTCGTGCTCAGCAGCTTCTTCTGGGGATACTGCTTGACACAGATTGTTGGAGGACACATCAGTGACCA AATAGGAGGTGAGAAAGTTCTCCTCCTTTCAGCGTCAGCCTGGGGGTTCCTCACAGTGCTCACCCCACTGCTCACCCACATCACCTCAGCCCATCTGGTTTTTATGACCTCCTCCAGGTTCCTCATGGGGCTGCTGCAAG GGGTGTATTTCCCCTCCCTGGCCAGCCTGCTGTCCCAGAGGGTCCGGGAGAGCGAGCGAGCCTTCACCTACAGCACAGTGGGGACTGGATCCCAGTTTGG AACGCTGCTGATTGGTGCTGCAGGATCTCTCCTCCTGGACTGGTACGGCTGGGAAAGCGTTTTCTACTTCTCTGGTTTGCTCACCCTGCTCTGGGTTTATTGCACCTGCAAATACCTCCTGAGTGAGAAAG AACTCACCATCCCCATGAACTATTTAACGAGAGGCCTCTCAGTGCCCAAGCAGACCAAAGTTCTCTGGAAGCAGCTGTTCAGGAAGGCACCGATCTG GGCTGTCATCATCGCCCAGCTCTGCACGGCCAGCACCTTCTTCACgctgctctcctggctgcccaCCTTCTTCAAGGAAACCTTTCCCGACTCCAAG GGCTGGGTGTTTAATGTAGTCCCCTGGCTGGTTGCAATTCCGACGAGCTTGTTCAGTGGATTTCTGTCTGATCATTTAATTAGTCAAG GGTACAGAACCATCACCATTCGTAAGTTCATGCAG gTCATTGGCTCTGGTGTCTCAAGCATTTTTGCTTTGTGCCTGGGCCAGACCTCCAGTTTCTGCAAAGCAATAGTGTTTGCCTCAGCCTCTGTTGGACTGCAGACCTTCAACCACAG TGGCATCTCAGTAAACGTGCAGGACCTGGCCCCCTCATGTGCTGGCTTGCTCTTTG GGGTTGCAAATACAGGAGGAGCCCTCCTAG GTGTCATCTGTGTGTACCTGGCTGGGTACCTGATTGAGACCACTGGCTCCTGGATCTCTGTTTTCAACCTGGTGGCAGCTGTGAACAGCATTGGGCTCTGCACATTCCTCCTGTTTGGAGAGGCCCAGAGGGTGGACACAGACTCTGTGTATGTGGATCTTTAG
- the SLC17A9 gene encoding voltage-gated purine nucleotide uniporter SLC17A9 isoform X2: MAAGGGGGNVPPGSGMRRDGGTEPYWSRPECRVWTAMLLLGTCLLYCARVTVPICAVALSSYFDWDKKQFGVVLSSFFWGYCLTQIVGGHISDQIGGEKVLLLSASAWGFLTVLTPLLTHITSAHLVFMTSSRFLMGLLQGVYFPSLASLLSQRVRESERAFTYSTVGTGSQFGTLLIGAAGSLLLDWYGWESVFYFSGLLTLLWVYCTCKYLLSEKELTIPMNYLTRGLSVPKQTKVLWKQLFRKAPIWAVIIAQLCTASTFFTLLSWLPTFFKETFPDSKGWVFNVVPWLVAIPTSLFSGFLSDHLISQGYRTITIRKFMQVIGSGVSSIFALCLGQTSSFCKAIVFASASVGLQTFNHSFCQCHFSSRSFPCV; the protein is encoded by the exons ATGgccgcggggggcggcggcgggaaTGTGCCCCCGGGCAGCGGCATGAGGCGGGATGGCGGCACCGAGCCCTACTGGTCCAG gcctGAATGCCGTGTGTGGACAGcgatgctgctgctggggacgtgcctgCTCTACTGTGCCCGCGTCACCGTGCCCATCTGCGCCGTGGCCCTCAGCTCCTACTTCGACTGGGACAAGAAGCAGTTTGGAGTCGTGCTCAGCAGCTTCTTCTGGGGATACTGCTTGACACAGATTGTTGGAGGACACATCAGTGACCA AATAGGAGGTGAGAAAGTTCTCCTCCTTTCAGCGTCAGCCTGGGGGTTCCTCACAGTGCTCACCCCACTGCTCACCCACATCACCTCAGCCCATCTGGTTTTTATGACCTCCTCCAGGTTCCTCATGGGGCTGCTGCAAG GGGTGTATTTCCCCTCCCTGGCCAGCCTGCTGTCCCAGAGGGTCCGGGAGAGCGAGCGAGCCTTCACCTACAGCACAGTGGGGACTGGATCCCAGTTTGG AACGCTGCTGATTGGTGCTGCAGGATCTCTCCTCCTGGACTGGTACGGCTGGGAAAGCGTTTTCTACTTCTCTGGTTTGCTCACCCTGCTCTGGGTTTATTGCACCTGCAAATACCTCCTGAGTGAGAAAG AACTCACCATCCCCATGAACTATTTAACGAGAGGCCTCTCAGTGCCCAAGCAGACCAAAGTTCTCTGGAAGCAGCTGTTCAGGAAGGCACCGATCTG GGCTGTCATCATCGCCCAGCTCTGCACGGCCAGCACCTTCTTCACgctgctctcctggctgcccaCCTTCTTCAAGGAAACCTTTCCCGACTCCAAG GGCTGGGTGTTTAATGTAGTCCCCTGGCTGGTTGCAATTCCGACGAGCTTGTTCAGTGGATTTCTGTCTGATCATTTAATTAGTCAAG GGTACAGAACCATCACCATTCGTAAGTTCATGCAG gTCATTGGCTCTGGTGTCTCAAGCATTTTTGCTTTGTGCCTGGGCCAGACCTCCAGTTTCTGCAAAGCAATAGTGTTTGCCTCAGCCTCTGTTGGACTGCAGACCTTCAACCACAG CTTCTGCCAGTGCCATTTCTCATCCAGGAGCTTTCCTTGTGTTTGA
- the GID8 gene encoding glucose-induced degradation protein 8 homolog produces MSYAEKPDEITKDEWMEKLNNLHIQRADMNRLIMNYLVTEGFKEAAEKFRMESGIEPSVDLETLDERIKIREMILKGQIQEAIALINSLHPELLDTNRYLYFHLQQQHLIELIRQRETEAALEFAQTQLAEQGEESRECLTEMERTLALLAFDNPEESPFGDLLNMMQRQKVWSEVNQAVLDYENRESTPKLAKLLKLLLWAQNELDQKKVKYPKMTDLSKGTIEEPK; encoded by the exons ATGAGTTATGCAGAAAAACCTGATGAAatcacgaaagatgaatggatgGAAAAGCTTAATAACTTACATATCCAGAGAGCAGACATGAACCGCCTTATCATGAACTACCTTGTCACAG AGGGCTTTAAAGAAGCAGCAGAGAAATTTCGGATGGAGTCTGGAATTGAACCCAGCGTGGATTTAGAGACCCTGGATGAAAGAATAAAAATCCGTGAGATGATTTTGAAAGGGCAGATCCAGGAAGCCATTGCATTGATAAACAGCCTCCATCCAGAGCTGCTGGATACCAACAGATATCTCTACTTTCATTTGCAG CAACAGCACTTGATTGAGCTGATCCGGCAGCGTGAGACAGAGGCAGCTCTGGAATTTGCTCAGACCCAATTAGCAGAGCaaggggaggagagcagggaatgCCTGACAGAAATGGAGCGCACGCTGGCTCTGCTTGCCTTTGATAATCCCGAGGAATCACCATTTGGAGACTTGCTGAACATGATGCAGCGACAGAAG GTATGGAGTGAGGTTAATCAAGCTGTTCTAGACTATGAAAATCGTGAATCAACACCCAAGTTGGCAAAATTACTGAAACTACTACTGTGGGCTCAGAATGAGCTGGACCAGAAGAAAGTGAAATACCCCAAAATGACAGACCTCAGCAAGGGGACGATCGAGGAGCCCAAGTAA